In Chitinophaga sp. HK235, a single window of DNA contains:
- a CDS encoding YdhR family protein, which yields MSTTPGKVFLYGEFQTSVPAFTKALWEPVNEQLQNVKGLIRKTWLLGIGTNTVGGFYEFDSIEHAREFATGLYAEQARYVNASLTVKIFDGDITEEASRAMKSPHYD from the coding sequence ATGAGCACAACACCTGGAAAGGTTTTCCTTTATGGAGAATTTCAGACATCGGTTCCGGCATTTACCAAAGCACTTTGGGAACCGGTAAACGAACAGTTGCAAAACGTAAAAGGTCTTATCCGAAAGACATGGCTTTTAGGCATCGGAACAAATACAGTAGGTGGCTTTTATGAATTTGACTCAATAGAGCATGCAAGGGAATTTGCTACAGGTCTTTATGCCGAACAAGCCAGGTATGTCAATGCAAGCCTCACCGTTAAAATATTTGACGGAGATATCACGGAAGAGGCCAGCAGGGCAATGAAATCTCCTCATTATGATTGA
- a CDS encoding class I lanthipeptide, with product MKKQTLNNAKKITLKKMTVAPLNASAQAAVKGGIGVSAKCVTIADITCIDCNPSFSGCLPTFTCE from the coding sequence ATGAAAAAACAGACACTGAACAACGCCAAAAAAATCACCTTGAAGAAAATGACAGTTGCTCCTTTAAATGCCAGCGCTCAGGCAGCTGTTAAAGGCGGAATTGGCGTAAGCGCGAAATGTGTCACCATTGCTGACATAACCTGTATTGACTGTAATCCTTCATTCTCAGGCTGTCTACCGACATTTACTTGTGAATAA
- a CDS encoding type I restriction-modification system subunit M, producing MAIKKSELYSTLWESCNQLRGGMDASQYKDYVLAMLFIKYVSDKYANVKFAPIIIPEGATFQDMVQLKGKPEIGDFVNKKIFAPIRDANKMSDFANFNDDEKLGTGKDKVDKITKLIAIFENTDLDFSKNRADDDDILGDAYEFLMRHFATESGKSKGQFYTPAEVSRILAKIIGINKNNTSASTTIYDPTCGSGSLLIKVGEEAEKSVTLYGQEMDIATVALASMNMVLHNQAQNLHGIRQGNTIADPKFSKIDDGKEVLETFDYAVANPPFSFASWTNGLIDDKTKAVVDKYDRFTGFGTPPEKNGDYAFLLHIIKSLKSKGKGAIILPHGVLFRGGAEGEIRKNLISKGYIKGIIGLPPNLFYGTGIPACIIMIDKENPEKRTGIFMMDASKEFTKDGNKNRLREQDIHKIVDVFNRQLDIPKYSRMVSLEEISDAKNDYNLNIPRYIDSQEAEDIQDIEAHLLGGIPNNDIDALEKYWKAYPTLKKDLFSASSRPKYSQLKIAKEDINNAIFSHQEFVAFTNELDTLFNEWRKRNTQLLKGLKKDFKPRHIISLISEDLLKTYAGEDLVDKYDVYQHLMTYWNDTMQDDCYLIAADDWKPELYNINKGKKEIILDSDLVPKTLVINRFFKAEKEAIELLESSKETLASEIDELTEEYSSEDGYFSSLDKVSKVTVSKRLKEIKGDKQLADEIKALDAWLKQVDALATLKKEIDTATSELDKKVIARYSTLTEDEVKTLVVDDKWMTSIEKNIKTEMERVSQGLTQRIKELAERYELTLPKMNEEVLLLENKVFAHLERMGLSWK from the coding sequence ATGGCGATAAAGAAAAGTGAACTTTACAGTACCCTCTGGGAGAGTTGTAATCAATTAAGAGGTGGAATGGATGCCAGTCAATATAAAGACTATGTGCTGGCGATGTTGTTTATAAAGTATGTAAGCGACAAATATGCTAACGTAAAGTTTGCACCAATCATAATACCGGAAGGAGCCACGTTTCAGGACATGGTGCAGTTGAAAGGTAAACCGGAAATAGGAGACTTCGTGAATAAGAAGATCTTTGCCCCCATCCGCGATGCCAATAAAATGAGTGACTTTGCCAATTTCAATGATGATGAAAAACTTGGCACCGGCAAAGATAAAGTAGATAAAATCACCAAACTCATTGCCATCTTCGAAAATACTGACCTTGATTTCTCGAAAAACCGGGCCGACGATGATGATATTCTGGGTGATGCCTATGAATTTCTCATGCGTCACTTTGCCACTGAGTCTGGTAAATCAAAAGGCCAGTTTTATACCCCTGCAGAAGTAAGCCGTATACTGGCAAAAATCATTGGTATCAATAAAAATAATACCAGCGCCAGCACTACCATCTACGACCCTACCTGTGGCTCCGGTTCATTACTGATCAAAGTAGGAGAGGAAGCCGAGAAATCTGTAACCCTTTATGGGCAAGAGATGGACATTGCTACCGTGGCATTGGCCAGCATGAACATGGTACTGCATAACCAGGCACAAAACCTTCACGGTATCCGCCAGGGCAACACTATCGCCGACCCTAAATTCAGCAAAATAGATGATGGCAAGGAAGTGCTGGAAACCTTTGATTACGCAGTAGCCAACCCTCCCTTCTCCTTTGCCAGCTGGACAAATGGCCTGATTGATGATAAAACAAAAGCCGTTGTCGATAAATACGACCGCTTTACCGGTTTCGGTACTCCTCCCGAAAAAAATGGCGACTACGCCTTTTTATTACACATCATCAAGTCATTAAAATCAAAGGGAAAAGGGGCCATCATTCTTCCCCATGGTGTTCTGTTCCGAGGTGGTGCCGAAGGTGAAATCCGGAAAAACCTTATCAGCAAAGGATATATTAAAGGCATCATCGGACTTCCCCCCAACTTGTTCTATGGAACCGGTATCCCTGCCTGTATCATTATGATTGATAAAGAAAATCCGGAAAAACGTACCGGTATTTTCATGATGGATGCCAGCAAAGAATTCACCAAAGATGGTAACAAAAACCGTCTGCGTGAACAGGACATCCACAAGATAGTAGATGTATTCAATAGGCAACTGGATATCCCTAAATACAGCCGTATGGTTTCACTCGAAGAAATCAGCGACGCTAAAAATGATTATAATCTCAACATCCCACGGTATATCGATAGCCAGGAAGCAGAAGACATACAAGACATTGAAGCACATCTGTTAGGCGGCATTCCCAATAACGATATTGATGCACTGGAAAAGTACTGGAAGGCATACCCCACGCTGAAGAAAGACCTATTCTCAGCCAGTAGCCGACCCAAATACAGCCAGCTCAAAATCGCCAAGGAAGACATCAACAATGCCATCTTCAGCCACCAGGAGTTTGTGGCCTTTACAAATGAGCTGGATACTCTGTTTAATGAATGGAGAAAGCGCAACACCCAACTCCTGAAAGGACTGAAAAAAGATTTCAAACCCCGGCATATCATCAGTCTTATTTCCGAAGACTTATTGAAAACCTATGCCGGAGAAGACCTGGTGGATAAATACGACGTATACCAACACTTGATGACCTACTGGAATGATACCATGCAAGATGATTGCTACCTCATTGCCGCCGACGACTGGAAGCCGGAACTCTATAATATCAACAAAGGCAAAAAAGAGATAATATTGGACAGTGACCTGGTTCCCAAAACCCTGGTGATCAACCGATTCTTCAAAGCAGAAAAAGAAGCCATCGAACTGCTGGAAAGCTCAAAGGAAACCCTCGCCAGTGAAATAGATGAACTCACCGAAGAGTACTCCTCCGAAGATGGCTATTTCTCATCACTGGATAAAGTCAGCAAAGTCACCGTCTCCAAACGACTGAAAGAAATCAAAGGCGACAAACAACTCGCTGATGAAATCAAAGCCCTGGACGCCTGGCTGAAACAAGTGGACGCCTTAGCAACACTTAAAAAAGAAATAGATACCGCCACCTCCGAGCTAGATAAAAAAGTAATTGCCCGTTATAGTACACTCACCGAAGATGAAGTGAAGACATTGGTAGTAGACGATAAATGGATGACTTCTATCGAGAAAAATATAAAAACCGAAATGGAACGGGTGAGTCAAGGCCTGACACAGCGTATTAAAGAACTGGCAGAAAGGTATGAATTGACATTGCCGAAGATGAATGAGGAAGTACTTTTACTTGAGAACAAAGTGTTTGCACACTTGGAAAGAATGGGATTATCATGGAAATAA
- a CDS encoding suppressor of fused domain protein, producing the protein MQIQDSRQYINQLEQHYQHYFGVEGRKNILDKGPKEKLHPDFYVLEIPPNKRHNTFIYCTVGMSADRMDDNLIELFVLSPKADHKLVELMTYCASYHRTGRPLNIHHTVNVGQPWLDSSVCDHAFISLPYLDEDDLELFNFGGHQIHCYWLIPITKEERDYKIENGCEALEQLFEEKQLDYLNPDRSCLITGK; encoded by the coding sequence ATGCAGATACAAGATTCCAGACAATATATAAATCAGCTTGAGCAACACTACCAACATTATTTTGGTGTGGAGGGAAGAAAAAATATACTTGATAAAGGCCCCAAAGAAAAACTGCATCCTGACTTCTATGTACTTGAAATCCCTCCCAACAAGCGCCACAACACATTTATTTACTGTACTGTAGGGATGTCTGCCGACAGAATGGATGACAACCTGATTGAGCTATTTGTACTTTCCCCAAAGGCTGATCATAAGCTGGTAGAATTGATGACATACTGTGCGTCCTATCATAGAACCGGTCGTCCCTTAAATATCCATCATACGGTTAATGTTGGTCAGCCGTGGCTGGATAGCTCCGTCTGTGATCATGCTTTCATATCATTGCCTTATCTCGACGAAGACGACTTAGAACTTTTTAACTTTGGGGGCCATCAAATTCATTGCTATTGGCTCATTCCAATCACAAAGGAAGAAAGAGATTACAAGATTGAAAATGGTTGTGAAGCTTTAGAACAATTATTTGAAGAGAAACAACTGGATTATCTGAATCCTGACCGGAGTTGCCTGATTACAGGGAAATAA
- a CDS encoding type I restriction endonuclease subunit R: MNSERVTQNRVIKLFQQELGYTPLFGGNLQDREDNSNIEEAPLRFFLEKQGYSDALINKAIDKLRSEANNHHRDFYFNNKAVYSLLHYGVTVQESIGKHSESVWLIDWKDPLNNDFYVAEEVTIRGNREKRPDIVLYVNGIALAVIELKKSSKDIGEGIRQHLTNQQPDFIRDFFSTIQFCFAGNDSEGLRYGTIETSAKYYLTWREDEQNYEPELLDKYLKKLCNKERFLEIIRDFVLFDEGKKKLPRYHQYFGIKAAQEHVDRKEGGIIWHTQGSGKSITMVLLARWILANNPNARIAIITDRTELDGQIKKVFSQAGEKTMERAKSGKDLMQKLSQAEPRLLCSLVHKFGKSPERQFDEFIKEIENNPPNVKGELFVFVDECHRTQSGRLHKVMKAVLPNAVFIGFTGTPLLKQDQPTSLEVFGKYIHTYKFNEAVEDKVVLDLVYEARDIDQKLSSQERIDQWFDAKTKGLNDFQKAVLKKHWGTMQKVFSSQSRIDKVMNDIVLDFSVKPRLNDDRGTAILVAGSIYEACQYYEAFQSSPLKGKCGIITSYNPSTRDVVNEEVGENTETEKQTIYNIYTKLLGKKTTEEYEEGVKELFIKHPVKMKLLIVVSKLLTGFDAPSCTYLYIDKSMQDHGLFQAICRVNRLDTEDKELGYIVDYKDLFKNLVNDKGTGAIQVYTSELAYDKFKKEDCDVFLQSRLEKNREKLDTALDQLELICGHVLNPKDDAAYRYYFCGNTELPEDLKKREFLRQELYKKTVAFIRAYANLADNMDAAGYSTSEIHHIEWRLKFYTNLREAIKNASGEKLDMKDYEADMRHLIDNYLQADEPRKISEFESFSLLEIITKVGLEKAQETLPGSIRKNKDAMAETIENNVRTKIVKEHLTDPVFFEKMSLLLSEIIKQRKAKAISYEEYLKEIATLARQVQEGKTSDTPRELDSPAKIVLYHHFDKNVEKAMMVHEAVTVYAPSGWKGDLAKENRIKEEIYKRLKDFDATVKVFEVIREQAEFIK, translated from the coding sequence ATGAACAGCGAGCGTGTAACCCAAAACCGTGTTATTAAATTATTCCAACAGGAGTTGGGTTATACTCCCCTGTTTGGAGGTAATCTGCAAGACCGCGAAGACAACAGCAACATTGAAGAGGCCCCTTTAAGATTCTTTCTTGAAAAGCAGGGCTATTCTGATGCACTTATCAACAAGGCCATTGATAAATTACGGAGTGAGGCCAACAACCACCATCGTGATTTTTATTTCAACAACAAGGCGGTGTACAGCCTGTTGCATTATGGCGTGACAGTACAGGAGAGCATTGGCAAGCATTCGGAATCTGTTTGGCTGATCGATTGGAAAGATCCACTCAATAACGATTTTTACGTTGCGGAGGAAGTAACTATTAGGGGTAATCGTGAAAAGCGTCCGGATATAGTGTTGTATGTAAACGGCATAGCACTGGCCGTGATTGAGCTCAAAAAGAGCAGTAAAGATATTGGGGAAGGTATCCGCCAGCATCTTACGAACCAACAACCGGATTTTATACGGGACTTTTTCAGTACGATACAATTCTGTTTTGCGGGTAACGATAGTGAAGGCTTACGTTATGGCACCATCGAAACCAGCGCCAAATATTACCTTACCTGGCGTGAAGATGAACAAAATTATGAACCTGAGCTGTTAGACAAATACCTGAAGAAGCTTTGTAACAAAGAGCGTTTTCTCGAAATCATTCGCGACTTCGTATTATTTGACGAGGGAAAAAAGAAGCTCCCTCGTTATCATCAGTACTTTGGTATCAAGGCGGCCCAAGAGCATGTTGACCGGAAGGAGGGTGGTATTATCTGGCATACGCAAGGCTCCGGCAAGAGTATCACCATGGTGCTGTTAGCCAGGTGGATACTGGCTAATAATCCCAATGCACGCATTGCCATTATCACAGACCGTACGGAGCTGGATGGACAAATCAAGAAAGTATTTTCCCAGGCTGGCGAAAAAACAATGGAGCGGGCCAAGAGCGGTAAAGACCTGATGCAAAAGCTCAGCCAGGCAGAACCTCGTTTGTTGTGCAGCCTGGTGCATAAGTTTGGGAAAAGTCCGGAAAGACAGTTCGATGAGTTTATTAAAGAAATAGAAAACAATCCACCGAATGTAAAAGGGGAGTTGTTTGTATTTGTGGATGAATGTCATCGTACACAAAGCGGAAGACTTCATAAAGTAATGAAGGCCGTTTTACCCAATGCAGTGTTCATCGGCTTTACGGGTACTCCTCTTCTAAAGCAAGACCAGCCTACCAGTCTGGAGGTATTCGGCAAATATATTCACACGTACAAATTCAATGAGGCTGTTGAAGATAAGGTGGTACTGGATCTTGTGTACGAAGCTCGTGATATTGATCAGAAGCTAAGCTCACAGGAGCGCATCGATCAGTGGTTTGACGCCAAAACAAAGGGGCTGAATGATTTCCAGAAAGCTGTACTGAAAAAACACTGGGGTACAATGCAAAAGGTGTTCAGTTCCCAAAGCAGGATAGACAAAGTAATGAACGACATCGTGCTGGACTTTAGTGTCAAGCCAAGACTGAATGACGACAGAGGTACAGCCATTCTCGTTGCTGGTAGCATCTATGAGGCGTGTCAATACTATGAGGCATTTCAGTCCTCTCCTTTAAAAGGGAAATGCGGTATCATTACCAGTTATAATCCGTCCACTCGGGATGTGGTAAATGAAGAGGTGGGAGAAAATACAGAAACCGAAAAACAGACAATCTATAACATCTACACCAAGCTGCTGGGCAAGAAGACTACAGAAGAATATGAGGAGGGTGTGAAGGAGCTTTTTATCAAGCATCCGGTTAAAATGAAATTACTGATTGTGGTTTCCAAGTTACTCACCGGCTTCGATGCTCCAAGTTGCACCTACCTCTACATCGATAAGTCTATGCAGGACCATGGCTTATTCCAGGCTATCTGCCGTGTGAACCGGCTGGATACAGAAGACAAAGAGCTGGGATACATTGTTGATTATAAAGATTTGTTTAAAAACCTGGTGAATGATAAAGGTACTGGTGCCATCCAGGTTTATACATCTGAACTGGCCTATGATAAATTCAAGAAAGAAGATTGTGATGTATTCTTACAATCAAGATTAGAGAAAAACCGGGAAAAGCTCGATACAGCGTTAGATCAACTGGAACTAATTTGTGGACATGTCCTCAATCCCAAAGATGATGCAGCCTATCGGTACTATTTCTGCGGTAATACCGAATTGCCGGAAGACCTGAAAAAACGGGAGTTTTTAAGGCAGGAGTTGTATAAGAAAACGGTAGCTTTTATTCGTGCTTATGCCAACCTCGCCGACAATATGGATGCTGCAGGGTACAGTACATCTGAAATACACCATATTGAGTGGCGGTTAAAATTCTATACTAATTTACGGGAAGCTATCAAAAATGCCAGTGGCGAAAAGCTTGACATGAAGGATTATGAAGCTGACATGCGCCACCTGATCGATAATTATTTGCAGGCAGATGAACCGAGAAAGATTTCCGAATTTGAGAGTTTTTCTTTGCTGGAGATCATTACGAAAGTAGGATTGGAAAAGGCCCAGGAAACACTGCCTGGTTCAATCAGGAAGAATAAGGATGCCATGGCCGAAACTATTGAGAACAATGTAAGAACTAAAATTGTAAAAGAACACTTAACCGATCCGGTGTTTTTTGAAAAAATGAGCTTACTATTGTCTGAAATCATCAAACAAAGAAAGGCAAAGGCGATTAGTTACGAGGAATACTTAAAAGAAATCGCTACGCTCGCCCGACAGGTACAGGAAGGAAAGACATCAGATACTCCCAGAGAGCTTGATAGTCCGGCAAAAATTGTATTATACCATCATTTCGATAAAAACGTCGAAAAAGCAATGATGGTTCATGAAGCAGTTACAGTGTATGCTCCCAGCGGATGGAAAGGAGATCTTGCGAAGGAAAACAGAATTAAGGAAGAGATTTACAAAAGATTGAAAGACTTTGACGCAACTGTAAAAGTGTTTGAGGTGATCAGAGAGCAGGCCGAATTTATAAAGTAG
- a CDS encoding helix-turn-helix transcriptional regulator, whose protein sequence is MTKLGEYLIVKSVNKSEVARKTGLSKPRLSELTLNPSAKLRADELYLIALAIDVNPGDLLEALYGGLKNNKKK, encoded by the coding sequence ATGACAAAACTGGGAGAATATCTGATAGTAAAATCTGTCAACAAATCAGAAGTAGCAAGAAAAACTGGCCTTAGCAAACCACGGCTCAGCGAATTAACATTGAATCCCTCCGCAAAGCTGAGAGCAGATGAATTGTATTTAATTGCCTTAGCAATAGACGTAAATCCGGGTGATTTGCTGGAAGCCTTATACGGAGGGCTGAAAAATAATAAGAAAAAATAA
- a CDS encoding dihydrofolate reductase family protein produces the protein MRKIIVTEFITLDGVIEAPGGDETSHPHGGWQFKYSNQDPETGKYKVDELAAVDALLLGKNTFELFAGYWPGQTGGGFADRINQLPKYVVSRSLQKVEWNNSHILRDVAKDIAALKHTDGGDILVYGSATLVKSLLHHDLVDELRLMVYPVSIGGGLRLFDDNRELKKFVLKHSRAVDNGVLILEYQPIG, from the coding sequence ATGCGGAAAATTATCGTTACCGAATTCATCACCCTCGATGGCGTAATTGAGGCTCCTGGCGGTGATGAAACCTCTCATCCTCATGGCGGTTGGCAGTTTAAATATAGCAATCAGGATCCGGAAACCGGGAAGTACAAGGTAGATGAGCTTGCTGCTGTGGATGCCTTGCTGTTGGGCAAAAATACATTCGAATTGTTCGCCGGGTATTGGCCTGGGCAGACGGGCGGTGGGTTCGCCGACCGTATTAACCAGCTGCCGAAATATGTTGTATCCCGGAGCCTGCAAAAGGTGGAGTGGAACAATAGTCATATTCTTCGCGACGTGGCTAAAGATATTGCTGCGCTGAAGCATACCGATGGTGGTGATATCCTCGTCTATGGGAGCGCTACCCTCGTTAAGTCACTGCTTCACCACGATCTCGTCGACGAGTTGCGGCTGATGGTATATCCTGTCTCGATCGGCGGCGGGTTACGGCTTTTCGATGACAACCGGGAATTAAAGAAATTCGTGCTGAAACATTCTCGTGCGGTCGATAACGGTGTTCTTATCCTCGAATATCAGCCGATCGGTTGA
- a CDS encoding M48 family metallopeptidase, whose amino-acid sequence MVLGDIKIELVKKDIKNVHLSVLPPHGEVRIAAPLHLSEETIRLYAISKLLWIRQQQKKIRSQERESKREFINKETHYFQGRKYLLRIFEVDEPAKVVLNKKHLDLYIRPNTNTSQRQRILNQWYRNEMKELVPAYIKRWERVIPVKVHDFGIKQMKTKWGTCNIEARRIWINLELAKKPLQCLEYIIVHEMVHLLERRHNDRFMAYLNKFMPQWKDYKEELNRLPVSHWD is encoded by the coding sequence ATGGTTTTAGGAGACATCAAAATAGAACTAGTTAAAAAAGACATCAAAAATGTGCACCTAAGCGTATTACCTCCACATGGAGAGGTACGCATAGCAGCACCACTGCATTTAAGTGAAGAAACCATCCGACTGTATGCAATCTCCAAGTTGCTATGGATCAGACAACAGCAAAAGAAAATCCGGAGCCAGGAAAGAGAGAGCAAGCGGGAGTTCATCAATAAGGAAACACATTACTTTCAGGGAAGGAAATACCTACTGCGTATTTTTGAGGTAGATGAACCAGCTAAAGTTGTATTGAATAAAAAACATCTCGATTTATACATTAGGCCTAATACCAATACTTCACAGCGTCAGCGTATACTCAACCAATGGTACCGAAACGAAATGAAAGAGTTGGTACCAGCCTATATAAAGCGATGGGAGCGGGTCATCCCGGTGAAAGTCCATGACTTTGGCATAAAACAAATGAAAACCAAGTGGGGCACCTGTAACATTGAAGCAAGGCGTATCTGGATAAACCTTGAACTCGCCAAAAAGCCATTACAATGCCTGGAATATATTATAGTGCATGAGATGGTGCATCTATTGGAGCGTCGGCATAACGATCGGTTTATGGCCTATCTAAACAAATTTATGCCACAGTGGAAAGACTATAAAGAGGAACTAAACAGGTTACCCGTAAGTCATTGGGATTAG
- a CDS encoding restriction endonuclease subunit S: MEIKKVHQIMEVSTPQDWDYDLLDANCKRGSGHTPNKKIQDYYDGDIVWVSLADSDKLDKGIIASSAIRISEKGIANSSATLHQKGVVLMSRDAGVGKSAIAGCDLCVSQHFITWFCNEKTLHNWYLYFWLQYQKKEFERIAMGSTIKTIGLPFFKQYKLPLPQYKEQTAIATTLSEADALISSLENLIAKKRNIKQGVMQDLLKPKKGWEAKSLFELADNRKELFGDGDWIEAEHIVDKGIRLVQTGNIGIGIFLNKGIRRYISQDSFSLLRCKELLTGDILICRLADPAGRACILPDIQETKMITSVDVTIFRPRKELVNRTFLINLLSTASWFKAVAEKSGGTTHKRISRRTLGEMRISIPSKAEQDNTAAILSTMDAEITSLQSKLNKYRQIKSGMMQNLLTGKIRLL; the protein is encoded by the coding sequence ATGGAAATAAAAAAGGTACATCAAATAATGGAAGTATCTACCCCACAAGATTGGGATTATGATTTACTTGACGCGAATTGTAAACGAGGCAGTGGCCACACTCCCAACAAAAAAATACAGGATTACTATGATGGGGATATTGTCTGGGTTTCTCTTGCCGACTCAGATAAGTTGGACAAAGGAATCATTGCGTCCTCTGCTATCAGGATTTCTGAAAAAGGTATTGCCAATTCATCAGCAACACTACATCAGAAGGGAGTAGTATTAATGTCAAGAGATGCTGGGGTTGGGAAATCCGCAATCGCTGGATGTGACCTATGTGTTAGCCAGCACTTCATTACATGGTTTTGTAATGAGAAAACATTACATAATTGGTACCTATATTTTTGGTTACAATACCAAAAGAAAGAGTTCGAAAGAATTGCGATGGGCTCCACAATAAAAACAATTGGCCTACCCTTTTTCAAGCAATACAAACTTCCATTACCCCAATATAAAGAACAAACTGCCATAGCCACCACCCTCTCCGAAGCCGATGCCCTCATCAGTAGCTTGGAAAACCTCATTGCCAAAAAGCGCAATATCAAACAAGGCGTCATGCAAGACTTGCTTAAGCCTAAAAAAGGGTGGGAGGCTAAATCTTTGTTTGAACTAGCTGATAATAGAAAGGAATTATTCGGCGATGGAGATTGGATTGAGGCTGAACATATCGTTGATAAGGGAATCAGATTAGTTCAAACTGGGAACATCGGTATTGGAATTTTTCTGAATAAAGGAATTCGGAGATATATTAGTCAAGACTCATTTTCTCTCTTGAGGTGTAAGGAACTACTCACTGGTGATATTTTAATATGTAGGCTTGCAGACCCCGCAGGTAGAGCGTGTATCTTACCCGATATCCAGGAGACTAAAATGATTACCTCTGTTGATGTCACGATTTTCAGGCCGCGAAAAGAATTAGTTAACCGTACATTCCTTATAAATCTATTAAGTACTGCTAGCTGGTTTAAAGCTGTTGCCGAAAAAAGCGGTGGCACAACTCATAAGAGAATTTCACGAAGAACTTTAGGAGAAATGAGAATCTCTATTCCTTCTAAAGCGGAACAGGATAATACTGCAGCTATCTTGTCTACCATGGATGCTGAAATAACCTCCCTCCAATCCAAACTCAACAAATACCGCCAGATCAAATCCGGCATGATGCAAAACCTTCTCACCGGCAAAATAAGACTACTATGA
- a CDS encoding Crp/Fnr family transcriptional regulator has product MINQIQHFLQQNTRLTSAEILDISGSFTTVAIKRNQVLEEEGKVCKHLYFVNKGCLRLYQIDKKGNDITGYFALEDSFITALTSFITQKPSRDFLTANEPAELEVISRQAFIDLTEKYSEFKKLYDKTIEYAFIHAQMRIYSFLGMEGIDKLKWVMEHEPKLLTRISSKAVASYLGMTNSTLSKLKAKL; this is encoded by the coding sequence ATGATAAACCAGATTCAACATTTCTTACAACAAAACACACGATTGACATCAGCAGAAATACTCGATATTTCCGGCTCCTTTACTACTGTTGCAATAAAAAGAAACCAGGTATTGGAAGAGGAAGGGAAAGTTTGTAAGCATTTGTATTTTGTTAATAAGGGATGTCTCCGGCTTTATCAGATTGACAAAAAAGGGAATGACATTACCGGTTATTTTGCGCTGGAAGATAGCTTTATTACTGCCTTGACAAGTTTTATCACCCAGAAACCTTCCAGAGACTTTCTAACAGCCAATGAACCTGCAGAACTTGAAGTGATCAGCAGGCAAGCCTTTATTGATCTGACAGAAAAATACAGTGAGTTCAAAAAACTCTATGACAAGACGATAGAATACGCGTTTATTCATGCTCAAATGCGTATTTACAGTTTTTTAGGGATGGAAGGGATAGATAAACTCAAATGGGTGATGGAGCACGAACCGAAACTGCTGACAAGAATATCCAGCAAGGCTGTAGCCTCTTACCTGGGCATGACCAATTCTACACTTAGTAAATTAAAAGCCAAACTATAA